The following proteins are encoded in a genomic region of Amblyraja radiata isolate CabotCenter1 chromosome 19, sAmbRad1.1.pri, whole genome shotgun sequence:
- the ergic2 gene encoding endoplasmic reticulum-Golgi intermediate compartment protein 2 gives MRRLNKRKALNLVKELDAFPKIPESYIETSTSGGTVSIIAFTTIAVLSMMEFFVYQDTWMKYDYEVDKDFSSKLRINLDITVSMKCHYIGADVLDLAETMVAASEGLKYEPTVFELSSRQKIWQRTLQKIRRKVQEEHSLQDLLFKSAFRGSPTALPPREDKLSYPHDACRIHGHLYVNKVAGNFHITVGKAIPHPRGHAHMAALVSHDVYNFSHRIDHYSFGEPIPGIINPLDGTEKIAIDHNQMFQYFITIVPTKLNTYKFTAETHQYSVTERERVIDHAAGSHGVSGIFMKYDISSLMVTVTELHMPLGQFLVRLCGIVGGIFSTTGMLHGFVGFLVDVVCCRFKLGAYKPKAATALDGHINNHSVPILDDCEH, from the exons ATGAGACGATTAAACAAGAGAAAGGCGTTGAACTTAGTGAAGGAGCTCGATGCATTCCCAAAGATTCCTGAAAGTTATATTGAAACATCAACCAGTGGTGGTACAG TTTCTATAATTGCCTTTACCACCATCGCTGTGTTGTCCATGATGGAATTCTTTGTCTATCAGGACACGTGGATGAAGTATGATTATGAAGTGGACAAAGATTTTTCCAG CAAACTACGAATCAATTTAGATATTACAGTTTCAATGAAATGCCACT ATATTGGGGCAGATGTCCTTGACCTGGCTGAAACTATGGTTGCTGCTTCAGAAGGGTTGAAATATGAACCA ACAGTTTTCGAATTATCTTCACGTCAGAAAATATGGCAAAG AACACTTCAAAAGATCCGCCGGAAAGTGCAAGAAGAACATTCTCTGCAGGATCTTTTATTCAAGAGTGCGTTTCGAGGCTCGCCTACAGCTCTACCACCCAG GGAAGACAAATTATCTTATCCACATGATGCCTGCAGGATTCATGGACATTTATACGTCAACAAAGTGGCAGGAAATTTCCACATCACAGTGGGCAA GGCCATCCCTCACCCGAGAGGTCACGCACATATGGCAGCTCTTGTTAGTCACGATG tGTATAATTTTTCTCATCGAATAGATCACTATTCATTCGGGGAGCCCATCCCAGGCATCATCAATCCGCTGGATGGAACAGAAAAAATCGCCATAGATC ATAATCAGATGTTTCAATACTTCATCACAATTGTGCCAACAAAACTTAACACGTACAAGTTCACGGCAGAAACCCATCAGTATTCAGTGACAGAACGG GAGCGGGTGATTGACCATGCCGCTGGCAGCCACGGGGTGTCGGGCATTTTTATGAAGTACGACATCAGCTCTCTAATGGTGACGGTGACGGAGCTGCACATGCCCCTGGGGCAGTTCCTCGTCCGCTTGTGTGGGATCGTTGGAGGCATCTTCTCCACCACAG GCATGCTGCACGGATTTGTGGGGTTCTTGGTCGATGTGGTCTGCTGCCGTTTCAAGCTCGGAGCCTACAAACCTAAAGCC gcgactgcactCGATGGCCACATAAATAATCATTCTGTCCCAATTCTAGATGACTGTGAACACTAG